A genome region from Leptidea sinapis chromosome 34, ilLepSina1.1, whole genome shotgun sequence includes the following:
- the LOC126975093 gene encoding probable E3 SUMO-protein ligase RNF212 isoform X2: MDWIHCNNCFIQLETGVTLHLTSCGHMFCTNCLSNGAEENACLVCRAPCTLMKLVPDMNSDIQDYFTEPEELLKKSCDIIQFQRRHRHRLLSYLLQATKKFHTARNELKRMTEICQKQHKQLKEYQRIIKHLHTQVVTQSKQVSPFSVPISPSSNFSPSFIQTTPTYKRTAKSTPYSQPFQSNLVTPTRLSKQRSCNLSAQSQRSNTSHKISSTVMTPPTPESVGYNNFLKHL; this comes from the exons aTGGATTGGATACactgtaataattgttttattcagTTAGAAACAGGAGTTACTTTACACCTGACATCATGTGGTCACATGTTTTGTACCAATTGTTTGAGCAAcg GAGCCGAAGAAAATGCATGTTTAGTATGTCGTGCCCCATGCACTTTGATGAAACTGGTACCTGAT atGAATTCAGATATTCAAGATTATTTTACGGAACCTGAAGAATTGCTGAAGAAAAGTTGTGATATTATTCAGTTTCAAAGGCGACACAGACATCGCTTGTTGTCATACTTGCTACAAGCG ACAAAGAAATTTCACACAGCACGGAACGAACTGAAGCGCATGACCGAAATATGTCAAAAGCAACATAAACAACTCAAGGAATACCAGAGGATTATAAAACATTTGCATACCCAAGTTGTAACGCAGTCCA AACAAGTTTCGCCATTCAGCGTTCCCATTTCGCCCAGCAGCAATTTCTCTCCCAGCTTCATTCAGACCACCCCCACCTACAAGCGGACCGCAAAAAGCACCCCCTACAGC CAACCGTTTCAATCGAACCTCGTGACCCCGACGAGATTAAGCAAGCAACGATCGTGCAATCTAAGTGCTCAAAGCCAg AGGTCAAACACGTCACACAAGATATCATCGACGGTAATGACGCCTCCCACTCCAGAGTCAGTCGGgtacaacaattttttaaagcATCTTTAA